In Mytilus edulis chromosome 4, xbMytEdul2.2, whole genome shotgun sequence, the following proteins share a genomic window:
- the LOC139519852 gene encoding zinc finger protein 862-like — MSNIYWMAKHNLSTSLYNGVKDLLDFHGVESVSAIQKAKNAKYTSSDSVLDMQIALAKVVDEEIIEDMKASIYYSVMLDESTDRTTEKTLMLYVRYIKSNVSVTRFLSVLELSGGTADVIFTAVKTLFDMYDLDFSKCISISTDGASVMTGIRSGVTTKFSEQNPFIIKTHCIAHRLALASSQAANSINYLKKYQGTLNEVYKYYHHSCKHMSELKAMATIFDKAEKRFQEVFSTRWLSFEGSVSSLLHNFDILIGCLLVDEEGGNIVAGGLVRFISTYEFLAVSHFMGDVMGIVCRVSRVFQREDLTFSVIKDVIDPAYAAILGMKSTAGPKLESFLSEVPSEVQESGNFLFGGNLIKDSPSQRSNFESLRVKFIDQLVLNLQSRFPSQQIFQSLSIFDPQFVPSAGSQEMLSYGKEQVDYLCKHFGQAKGGHKALISEVHFREEWLMFKQVLPGYKGVRIDSALSSLLCKDSVAVDYPNVANFLSFCLVSALSSVDCERGFSRYNLIKTYLRNRLRVSSVNTLLNICLHPSDLRSFRFRRAFELWCKAKDRRILFY; from the exons ATGTCAAACATCTACTGGATGGCTAAACACAACCTGTCCACATCACTGTACAACGGCGTCAAAGATCTACTTGATTTCCAT GGTGTCGAATCTGTGTCTGCAATTCAGAAAGCCAAAAATGCAAAATACACCAGCTCAGACTCCGTCCTTGACATGCAGATTGCACTAGCAAAGGTAGTTGACGAGGAAATTATTGAAGACATGAAAGCCTCCATCTACTATTCAGTCATGCTTGATGAATCAACTGACCGTACAACAGAAAAAACTCTTATGTTATATGTACGTTACATAAAATCAAATGTGTCTGTTACAAGATTTTTATCTGTTCTTGAACTGTCTGGTGGTACTGCTGATGTTATATTTACTGCTGTAAAAACGCTTTTTGATATGTATGACTTAGATTTTTCAAAGTGTATATCCATCTCTACAGATGGTGCTAGTGTAATGACTGGTATACGGTCAGGTGTAACTACTAAGTTTTCAGAGCAAAACCCTTTCATAATTAAGACGCATTGTATTGCACACAGGTTAGCCTTAGCATCATCACAGGCAGCAAATTCTATAAATTATTTGAAGAAATATCAGGGTACTCTTAATGAAgtatacaaatactatcatcatTCATGTAAACACATGTCAGAGTTAAAAGCTATGGCTACTATTTTTGACAAGGCAGAGAAAAGGTTTCAAGAGGTGTTCAGTACAAGGTGGTTGTCCTTTGAAGGTTCTGTTTCCTCTCTTTTGCATAACTTTGATATCTTGATTGGCTGTTTGCTTGTGGATGAGGAGGGTGGAAACATTGTTGCTGGTGGCTTAGTTAGGTTTATTTCTACTTATGAGTTTCTAGCTGTCTCTCACTTCATGGGTGATGTTATGGGTATTGTTTGTAGAGTGAGTCGTGTATTTCAGAGAGAGGATCTGACCTTTTCTGTTATCAAGGATGTTATTGACCCTGCCTATGCTGCTATTCTTGGTATGAAGTCTACTGCTGGGCCTAAGTTGGAGTCTTTTCTGTCTGAAGTCCCCTCTGAGGTTCAGGAGAGTGGTAACTTTCTATTTGGTGGCAATCTTATCAAGGACAGTCCCAGTCAGAGGTCTAATTTTGAGAGTCTTAGGGTCAAGTTCATTGATCAGCTGGTCTTGAATCTCCAGAGTCGTTTTCCTTCTCAGCAGATTTTCCAGAGTTTATCCATCTTTGACCCCCAGTTTGTTCCCAGTGCTGGTAGTCAGGAGATGCTTTCCTATGGTAAGGAGCAGGTAGATTATCTGTGCAAGCATTTTGGTCAGGCTAAGGGTGGTCACAAGGCTCTGATTAGTGAGGTTCATTTCAGGGAGGAGTGGTTGATGTTCAAGCAGGTCTTACCAGGTTACAAAGGTGTTAGGATAGACAGTGCTTTGTCTTCACTTCTGTGTAAGGATTCCGTTGCAGTGGACTATCCTAATGTGGCCAACTTTCTTTCTTTCTGTCTTGTTTCTGCTTTATCTTCAGTTGATTGTGAGAGGGGTTTCAGTAGGTACAATCTCATTAAGACATATCTCAGGAACAGGTTGAGGGTCTCATCTGTCAACACTCTTCTCAATATCTGTCTCCATCCTTCTGACTTGAGGTCTTTTAGGTTTAGAAGGGCTTTTGAGTTGTGGTGCAAGGCTAAGGACAGGAGGATTTTGTTTTACTAG